One stretch of Macaca nemestrina isolate mMacNem1 chromosome 17, mMacNem.hap1, whole genome shotgun sequence DNA includes these proteins:
- the LOC105472305 gene encoding endoplasmic reticulum membrane sensor NFE2L1 isoform X3: protein MTRLDRSSHSGGGHAKGSRPLNSLLAGHRVAQPPSVPGSRASVQDIDLIDILWRQDIDLGAGREVFDYSHRQKEQDVEKELRDGGEQDTWAGEGAEALARNLLVDGETGESFPAQVPSGEDQTALSLEECLRLLEATCPFGENAEFPADISSITEAVPTESEPPALQNNLLSPLLTGTESPFDLEQQWQDLMSIMEMQAMEVNTSASEILYNAPPGDPLSTNYSLAPNTPINQNVSLHQASLGGCSQDFLLFSPEVESLPVASSSTLLPLAPSNSTSLNSTFGSTNLTGLFFPPQLNGTANDTAGPELPDPLGGLLDEAMLDEISLMDLAIEEGFNPVQASQLEEEFDSDSGLSLDSSHSPSSLSSSEGSSSSSSSSSSSSSSASSSASSSFSEEGAVGYSSDSETLDLEEAEGAVGYQPEYSKFCRMSYQDPAQLSCLPYLEHVGHNHTYNMAPSALDSADLPPPSALKKGSKEKQADFLDKQMSRDEHRARAMKIPFTNDKIINLPVEEFNELLSKYQLSEAQLSLIRDIRRRGKNKMAAQNCRKRKLDTILNLERDVEDLQRDKARLLREKVEFLRSLRQMKQKVQSLYQEVFGRLRDENGRPYSPSQYALQYAGDGSVLLIPRTMADQQARRQERKPKDRRK from the exons ATGACCCGCCTGGACCGCAGCTCTCACAGTGGTGGGGGCCATGCCAAAGGCAGCCGGCCCCTTAACTCTTTGCTGGCTGGTCACCGGGTGGCCCAGCCCCCCTCTGTTCCTGGGTCCAGGGCTTCTGTTCAG GACATAGATCTGATTGACATCCTTTGGCGACAGGATATTGATCTGGGGGCTGGGCGTGAGgtttttgactatagtcatcgCCAGAAGGAGCAGGATGTGGAGAAGGAGCTGCGAGATGGAGGCGAGCAGGACACCTGGGCAGGCGAGGGCGCGGAAGCTCTGGCACGGAACCTGCTAGTGGATGGAGAGACTGGGGAGAGCTTCCCTGCACAG GTGCCTAGTGGGGAGGACCAGACGGCCCTGTCCCTGGAAGAGTGCCTTAGGCTGCTGGAAGCCACCTGCCCCTTTGGGGAGAATGCTGAG TTTCCAGCAGACATTTCCAGCATAACAGAAGCAGTGCCTACTGAGAGTGAGCCCCCAGCTCTTCAGAACAACCTCTTGTCTCCTCTTCTGACCGGGACAGAATCACCATTTGATTTGGAAcagcagtggcaagatctcatgTCCATCATGGAAATGCAG GCCATGGAAGTGAACACATCAGCAAGTGAAATCCTGTACAATGCCCCTCCTGGAGACCCACTGAGCACCAACTACAGCCTTGCCCCCAACACTCCCATCAATCAGAATGTCAGCCTGCATCAGGCGTCCCTGGGGGGCTGCAGCCAGGACTTCTTACTCTTCAGCCCTGAGGTGGAAAGCCTGCCTGTGGCCAGTAGCTCCACGCTGCTCCCGTTGGCCCCCAGCAATTCCACCAGCCTCAACTCCACCTTCGGCTCCACCAACCTGACAGGGCTCTTCTTTCCACCCCAGCTCAATGGCACAGCCAATGACACAGCAGGCCCAGAGCTGCCTGACCCTTTGGGGGGTCTGTTAGATGAAGCCATGTTGGATGAGATCAGCCTAATGGACCTGGCCATTGAAGAAGGCTTTAACCCTGTGCAGGCCTCCCAGCTGGAGGAGGAATTTGACTCTGACTCAGGCCTTTCCTTAGACTCGAGCCATAGCCCTTCTTCCCTAAGCAGCTCTGAAGGcagttcttcctcttcttcctcctcttcttcctcttcttcctctgcttcttcctctgcctcttcctccttttctgagGAAGGTGCGGTTGGCTACAGCTCTGACTCTGAGACCCTGGATCTGGAAGAGGCCGAGGGTGCTGTGGGCTACCAGCCTGAGTATTCCAAGTTCTGCCGCATGAGCTACCAGGATCCAGCTCAGCTCTCATGCCTGCCCTACCTGGAGCACGTGGGCCACAACCACACATACAACATGGCCCCCAGTGCCCTGGACTCAGCCGACCTGCCACCACCCAGTGCCCTCAAGAAAGGCAGCAAGGAGAAGCAGGCTGACTTCCTGGACAAGCAGATGAGCCGGGATGAGCACCGAGCCCGAGCCATGAAGATCCCTTTCACCAATGACAAAATCATCAACCTGCCTGTGGAGGAGTTCAACGAGCTGCTGTCCAAATATCAGCTGAGTGAAGCCCAGCTGAGCCTCATCCGAGATATCCGGCGTCGGGGCAAGAACAAGATGGCGGCGCAGAATTGCCGCAAGCGCAAGCTGGACACCATCCTGAATCTGGAGCGTGATGTGGAGGACCTGCAGCGCGACAAAGCTCGGCTGCTGCGGGAGAAAGTGGAGTTCCTGCGCTCCCTGCGACAGATGAAGCAGAAGGTCCAGAGCCTGTACCAGGAGGTGTTTGGGCGGCTGCGGGATGAGAATGGGCGACCCTACTCGCCTAGTCAGTATGCGCTCCAGTACGCCGGGGACGGCAGTGTCCTCCTCATCCCCCGCACGATGGCCGACCAGCAGGCCCGGCGGCAGGAGAGGAAGCCAAAGGACCGGAGAAAGTGA
- the LOC105472305 gene encoding endoplasmic reticulum membrane sensor NFE2L1 isoform X4, translated as MTRLDRSSHSGGGHAKGSRPLNSLLAGHRVAQPPSVPGSRASVQDIDLIDILWRQDIDLGAGREVFDYSHRQKEQDVEKELRDGGEQDTWAGEGAEALARNLLVDGETGESFPAQFPADISSITEAVPTESEPPALQNNLLSPLLTGTESPFDLEQQWQDLMSIMEMQAMEVNTSASEILYNAPPGDPLSTNYSLAPNTPINQNVSLHQASLGGCSQDFLLFSPEVESLPVASSSTLLPLAPSNSTSLNSTFGSTNLTGLFFPPQLNGTANDTAGPELPDPLGGLLDEAMLDEISLMDLAIEEGFNPVQASQLEEEFDSDSGLSLDSSHSPSSLSSSEGSSSSSSSSSSSSSSASSSASSSFSEEGAVGYSSDSETLDLEEAEGAVGYQPEYSKFCRMSYQDPAQLSCLPYLEHVGHNHTYNMAPSALDSADLPPPSALKKGSKEKQADFLDKQMSRDEHRARAMKIPFTNDKIINLPVEEFNELLSKYQLSEAQLSLIRDIRRRGKNKMAAQNCRKRKLDTILNLERDVEDLQRDKARLLREKVEFLRSLRQMKQKVQSLYQEVFGRLRDENGRPYSPSQYALQYAGDGSVLLIPRTMADQQARRQERKPKDRRK; from the exons ATGACCCGCCTGGACCGCAGCTCTCACAGTGGTGGGGGCCATGCCAAAGGCAGCCGGCCCCTTAACTCTTTGCTGGCTGGTCACCGGGTGGCCCAGCCCCCCTCTGTTCCTGGGTCCAGGGCTTCTGTTCAG GACATAGATCTGATTGACATCCTTTGGCGACAGGATATTGATCTGGGGGCTGGGCGTGAGgtttttgactatagtcatcgCCAGAAGGAGCAGGATGTGGAGAAGGAGCTGCGAGATGGAGGCGAGCAGGACACCTGGGCAGGCGAGGGCGCGGAAGCTCTGGCACGGAACCTGCTAGTGGATGGAGAGACTGGGGAGAGCTTCCCTGCACAG TTTCCAGCAGACATTTCCAGCATAACAGAAGCAGTGCCTACTGAGAGTGAGCCCCCAGCTCTTCAGAACAACCTCTTGTCTCCTCTTCTGACCGGGACAGAATCACCATTTGATTTGGAAcagcagtggcaagatctcatgTCCATCATGGAAATGCAG GCCATGGAAGTGAACACATCAGCAAGTGAAATCCTGTACAATGCCCCTCCTGGAGACCCACTGAGCACCAACTACAGCCTTGCCCCCAACACTCCCATCAATCAGAATGTCAGCCTGCATCAGGCGTCCCTGGGGGGCTGCAGCCAGGACTTCTTACTCTTCAGCCCTGAGGTGGAAAGCCTGCCTGTGGCCAGTAGCTCCACGCTGCTCCCGTTGGCCCCCAGCAATTCCACCAGCCTCAACTCCACCTTCGGCTCCACCAACCTGACAGGGCTCTTCTTTCCACCCCAGCTCAATGGCACAGCCAATGACACAGCAGGCCCAGAGCTGCCTGACCCTTTGGGGGGTCTGTTAGATGAAGCCATGTTGGATGAGATCAGCCTAATGGACCTGGCCATTGAAGAAGGCTTTAACCCTGTGCAGGCCTCCCAGCTGGAGGAGGAATTTGACTCTGACTCAGGCCTTTCCTTAGACTCGAGCCATAGCCCTTCTTCCCTAAGCAGCTCTGAAGGcagttcttcctcttcttcctcctcttcttcctcttcttcctctgcttcttcctctgcctcttcctccttttctgagGAAGGTGCGGTTGGCTACAGCTCTGACTCTGAGACCCTGGATCTGGAAGAGGCCGAGGGTGCTGTGGGCTACCAGCCTGAGTATTCCAAGTTCTGCCGCATGAGCTACCAGGATCCAGCTCAGCTCTCATGCCTGCCCTACCTGGAGCACGTGGGCCACAACCACACATACAACATGGCCCCCAGTGCCCTGGACTCAGCCGACCTGCCACCACCCAGTGCCCTCAAGAAAGGCAGCAAGGAGAAGCAGGCTGACTTCCTGGACAAGCAGATGAGCCGGGATGAGCACCGAGCCCGAGCCATGAAGATCCCTTTCACCAATGACAAAATCATCAACCTGCCTGTGGAGGAGTTCAACGAGCTGCTGTCCAAATATCAGCTGAGTGAAGCCCAGCTGAGCCTCATCCGAGATATCCGGCGTCGGGGCAAGAACAAGATGGCGGCGCAGAATTGCCGCAAGCGCAAGCTGGACACCATCCTGAATCTGGAGCGTGATGTGGAGGACCTGCAGCGCGACAAAGCTCGGCTGCTGCGGGAGAAAGTGGAGTTCCTGCGCTCCCTGCGACAGATGAAGCAGAAGGTCCAGAGCCTGTACCAGGAGGTGTTTGGGCGGCTGCGGGATGAGAATGGGCGACCCTACTCGCCTAGTCAGTATGCGCTCCAGTACGCCGGGGACGGCAGTGTCCTCCTCATCCCCCGCACGATGGCCGACCAGCAGGCCCGGCGGCAGGAGAGGAAGCCAAAGGACCGGAGAAAGTGA
- the LOC105472305 gene encoding endoplasmic reticulum membrane sensor NFE2L1 isoform X6 produces the protein MGWESHLTAASADIDLIDILWRQDIDLGAGREVFDYSHRQKEQDVEKELRDGGEQDTWAGEGAEALARNLLVDGETGESFPAQFPADISSITEAVPTESEPPALQNNLLSPLLTGTESPFDLEQQWQDLMSIMEMQAMEVNTSASEILYNAPPGDPLSTNYSLAPNTPINQNVSLHQASLGGCSQDFLLFSPEVESLPVASSSTLLPLAPSNSTSLNSTFGSTNLTGLFFPPQLNGTANDTAGPELPDPLGGLLDEAMLDEISLMDLAIEEGFNPVQASQLEEEFDSDSGLSLDSSHSPSSLSSSEGSSSSSSSSSSSSSSASSSASSSFSEEGAVGYSSDSETLDLEEAEGAVGYQPEYSKFCRMSYQDPAQLSCLPYLEHVGHNHTYNMAPSALDSADLPPPSALKKGSKEKQADFLDKQMSRDEHRARAMKIPFTNDKIINLPVEEFNELLSKYQLSEAQLSLIRDIRRRGKNKMAAQNCRKRKLDTILNLERDVEDLQRDKARLLREKVEFLRSLRQMKQKVQSLYQEVFGRLRDENGRPYSPSQYALQYAGDGSVLLIPRTMADQQARRQERKPKDRRK, from the exons ATGGGGTGGGAGTcccatctcactgcagcctctgcg GACATAGATCTGATTGACATCCTTTGGCGACAGGATATTGATCTGGGGGCTGGGCGTGAGgtttttgactatagtcatcgCCAGAAGGAGCAGGATGTGGAGAAGGAGCTGCGAGATGGAGGCGAGCAGGACACCTGGGCAGGCGAGGGCGCGGAAGCTCTGGCACGGAACCTGCTAGTGGATGGAGAGACTGGGGAGAGCTTCCCTGCACAG TTTCCAGCAGACATTTCCAGCATAACAGAAGCAGTGCCTACTGAGAGTGAGCCCCCAGCTCTTCAGAACAACCTCTTGTCTCCTCTTCTGACCGGGACAGAATCACCATTTGATTTGGAAcagcagtggcaagatctcatgTCCATCATGGAAATGCAG GCCATGGAAGTGAACACATCAGCAAGTGAAATCCTGTACAATGCCCCTCCTGGAGACCCACTGAGCACCAACTACAGCCTTGCCCCCAACACTCCCATCAATCAGAATGTCAGCCTGCATCAGGCGTCCCTGGGGGGCTGCAGCCAGGACTTCTTACTCTTCAGCCCTGAGGTGGAAAGCCTGCCTGTGGCCAGTAGCTCCACGCTGCTCCCGTTGGCCCCCAGCAATTCCACCAGCCTCAACTCCACCTTCGGCTCCACCAACCTGACAGGGCTCTTCTTTCCACCCCAGCTCAATGGCACAGCCAATGACACAGCAGGCCCAGAGCTGCCTGACCCTTTGGGGGGTCTGTTAGATGAAGCCATGTTGGATGAGATCAGCCTAATGGACCTGGCCATTGAAGAAGGCTTTAACCCTGTGCAGGCCTCCCAGCTGGAGGAGGAATTTGACTCTGACTCAGGCCTTTCCTTAGACTCGAGCCATAGCCCTTCTTCCCTAAGCAGCTCTGAAGGcagttcttcctcttcttcctcctcttcttcctcttcttcctctgcttcttcctctgcctcttcctccttttctgagGAAGGTGCGGTTGGCTACAGCTCTGACTCTGAGACCCTGGATCTGGAAGAGGCCGAGGGTGCTGTGGGCTACCAGCCTGAGTATTCCAAGTTCTGCCGCATGAGCTACCAGGATCCAGCTCAGCTCTCATGCCTGCCCTACCTGGAGCACGTGGGCCACAACCACACATACAACATGGCCCCCAGTGCCCTGGACTCAGCCGACCTGCCACCACCCAGTGCCCTCAAGAAAGGCAGCAAGGAGAAGCAGGCTGACTTCCTGGACAAGCAGATGAGCCGGGATGAGCACCGAGCCCGAGCCATGAAGATCCCTTTCACCAATGACAAAATCATCAACCTGCCTGTGGAGGAGTTCAACGAGCTGCTGTCCAAATATCAGCTGAGTGAAGCCCAGCTGAGCCTCATCCGAGATATCCGGCGTCGGGGCAAGAACAAGATGGCGGCGCAGAATTGCCGCAAGCGCAAGCTGGACACCATCCTGAATCTGGAGCGTGATGTGGAGGACCTGCAGCGCGACAAAGCTCGGCTGCTGCGGGAGAAAGTGGAGTTCCTGCGCTCCCTGCGACAGATGAAGCAGAAGGTCCAGAGCCTGTACCAGGAGGTGTTTGGGCGGCTGCGGGATGAGAATGGGCGACCCTACTCGCCTAGTCAGTATGCGCTCCAGTACGCCGGGGACGGCAGTGTCCTCCTCATCCCCCGCACGATGGCCGACCAGCAGGCCCGGCGGCAGGAGAGGAAGCCAAAGGACCGGAGAAAGTGA
- the LOC105472305 gene encoding endoplasmic reticulum membrane sensor NFE2L1 isoform X5 — MGWESHLTAASADIDLIDILWRQDIDLGAGREVFDYSHRQKEQDVEKELRDGGEQDTWAGEGAEALARNLLVDGETGESFPAQVPSGEDQTALSLEECLRLLEATCPFGENAEFPADISSITEAVPTESEPPALQNNLLSPLLTGTESPFDLEQQWQDLMSIMEMQAMEVNTSASEILYNAPPGDPLSTNYSLAPNTPINQNVSLHQASLGGCSQDFLLFSPEVESLPVASSSTLLPLAPSNSTSLNSTFGSTNLTGLFFPPQLNGTANDTAGPELPDPLGGLLDEAMLDEISLMDLAIEEGFNPVQASQLEEEFDSDSGLSLDSSHSPSSLSSSEGSSSSSSSSSSSSSSASSSASSSFSEEGAVGYSSDSETLDLEEAEGAVGYQPEYSKFCRMSYQDPAQLSCLPYLEHVGHNHTYNMAPSALDSADLPPPSALKKGSKEKQADFLDKQMSRDEHRARAMKIPFTNDKIINLPVEEFNELLSKYQLSEAQLSLIRDIRRRGKNKMAAQNCRKRKLDTILNLERDVEDLQRDKARLLREKVEFLRSLRQMKQKVQSLYQEVFGRLRDENGRPYSPSQYALQYAGDGSVLLIPRTMADQQARRQERKPKDRRK, encoded by the exons ATGGGGTGGGAGTcccatctcactgcagcctctgcg GACATAGATCTGATTGACATCCTTTGGCGACAGGATATTGATCTGGGGGCTGGGCGTGAGgtttttgactatagtcatcgCCAGAAGGAGCAGGATGTGGAGAAGGAGCTGCGAGATGGAGGCGAGCAGGACACCTGGGCAGGCGAGGGCGCGGAAGCTCTGGCACGGAACCTGCTAGTGGATGGAGAGACTGGGGAGAGCTTCCCTGCACAG GTGCCTAGTGGGGAGGACCAGACGGCCCTGTCCCTGGAAGAGTGCCTTAGGCTGCTGGAAGCCACCTGCCCCTTTGGGGAGAATGCTGAG TTTCCAGCAGACATTTCCAGCATAACAGAAGCAGTGCCTACTGAGAGTGAGCCCCCAGCTCTTCAGAACAACCTCTTGTCTCCTCTTCTGACCGGGACAGAATCACCATTTGATTTGGAAcagcagtggcaagatctcatgTCCATCATGGAAATGCAG GCCATGGAAGTGAACACATCAGCAAGTGAAATCCTGTACAATGCCCCTCCTGGAGACCCACTGAGCACCAACTACAGCCTTGCCCCCAACACTCCCATCAATCAGAATGTCAGCCTGCATCAGGCGTCCCTGGGGGGCTGCAGCCAGGACTTCTTACTCTTCAGCCCTGAGGTGGAAAGCCTGCCTGTGGCCAGTAGCTCCACGCTGCTCCCGTTGGCCCCCAGCAATTCCACCAGCCTCAACTCCACCTTCGGCTCCACCAACCTGACAGGGCTCTTCTTTCCACCCCAGCTCAATGGCACAGCCAATGACACAGCAGGCCCAGAGCTGCCTGACCCTTTGGGGGGTCTGTTAGATGAAGCCATGTTGGATGAGATCAGCCTAATGGACCTGGCCATTGAAGAAGGCTTTAACCCTGTGCAGGCCTCCCAGCTGGAGGAGGAATTTGACTCTGACTCAGGCCTTTCCTTAGACTCGAGCCATAGCCCTTCTTCCCTAAGCAGCTCTGAAGGcagttcttcctcttcttcctcctcttcttcctcttcttcctctgcttcttcctctgcctcttcctccttttctgagGAAGGTGCGGTTGGCTACAGCTCTGACTCTGAGACCCTGGATCTGGAAGAGGCCGAGGGTGCTGTGGGCTACCAGCCTGAGTATTCCAAGTTCTGCCGCATGAGCTACCAGGATCCAGCTCAGCTCTCATGCCTGCCCTACCTGGAGCACGTGGGCCACAACCACACATACAACATGGCCCCCAGTGCCCTGGACTCAGCCGACCTGCCACCACCCAGTGCCCTCAAGAAAGGCAGCAAGGAGAAGCAGGCTGACTTCCTGGACAAGCAGATGAGCCGGGATGAGCACCGAGCCCGAGCCATGAAGATCCCTTTCACCAATGACAAAATCATCAACCTGCCTGTGGAGGAGTTCAACGAGCTGCTGTCCAAATATCAGCTGAGTGAAGCCCAGCTGAGCCTCATCCGAGATATCCGGCGTCGGGGCAAGAACAAGATGGCGGCGCAGAATTGCCGCAAGCGCAAGCTGGACACCATCCTGAATCTGGAGCGTGATGTGGAGGACCTGCAGCGCGACAAAGCTCGGCTGCTGCGGGAGAAAGTGGAGTTCCTGCGCTCCCTGCGACAGATGAAGCAGAAGGTCCAGAGCCTGTACCAGGAGGTGTTTGGGCGGCTGCGGGATGAGAATGGGCGACCCTACTCGCCTAGTCAGTATGCGCTCCAGTACGCCGGGGACGGCAGTGTCCTCCTCATCCCCCGCACGATGGCCGACCAGCAGGCCCGGCGGCAGGAGAGGAAGCCAAAGGACCGGAGAAAGTGA